From Proteiniborus sp. MB09-C3, the proteins below share one genomic window:
- a CDS encoding TldD/PmbA family protein codes for MYTFPKNLYTDVRLEDASVSEITYQNGDLMQNLKRNRRGGFIRIFDGKRWYYSSTTDIDNIQEEINKLALMANENEYIMDNPVVKKFEVNKGEFLQFKENDILNVSQKEKLELLKSYFPFVENKEEIKMWRAVYIDRKTTKEFYSSKGANLKFNYQTCAIVYRYSLNIEGKTLNGGCDKTTTDFNELKAFGEKLENTLARDIEYTKTAKPITPGKYTVIFAPIATGVFTHESFGHKSEADFMVGDEAMMKEWTIGKKVGADNLSIVDTGSLLGSGFVPFDDEGTKSNKTYLIKNGILSGRLHSSATAESLKENPTGNARALNFEFEPIVRMTNTYIEAGNKTKEELISEVKEGILVEEVNHGSGMSTFTIAPSISYMIRDGKIAEPVNIAVVSGNVMETLHNIDGISKEIEVFSSSLGGCGKMEQFPLPVGMGGPYIRVNNMTVQ; via the coding sequence ATGTACACTTTTCCAAAAAATCTTTACACAGATGTTAGATTGGAGGATGCTTCTGTAAGTGAAATCACTTATCAAAACGGAGATCTAATGCAAAATTTAAAGAGAAATCGCAGGGGGGGATTTATTCGAATCTTTGACGGTAAAAGATGGTACTATAGCTCTACAACAGACATAGATAATATACAGGAAGAAATAAATAAGCTGGCACTTATGGCTAATGAAAATGAATATATAATGGATAATCCAGTTGTGAAAAAATTTGAGGTCAATAAAGGGGAATTCCTTCAATTTAAGGAAAATGACATCTTGAATGTAAGTCAGAAAGAAAAACTAGAGCTTTTAAAATCATATTTTCCTTTCGTAGAGAATAAGGAAGAGATAAAAATGTGGAGAGCTGTATATATAGATCGCAAAACCACAAAGGAATTTTATTCTAGCAAGGGAGCTAATTTAAAATTTAATTACCAAACCTGTGCAATAGTATATAGATATTCATTGAATATAGAAGGTAAAACCTTAAATGGTGGCTGTGATAAGACAACTACAGATTTTAATGAGCTTAAAGCATTTGGAGAGAAGCTAGAGAATACATTAGCTAGAGATATTGAATATACTAAAACCGCTAAGCCAATAACTCCTGGAAAATATACTGTTATATTTGCACCTATAGCTACAGGAGTATTTACCCATGAAAGCTTTGGGCACAAAAGTGAGGCAGATTTCATGGTTGGAGACGAAGCTATGATGAAGGAATGGACCATTGGCAAAAAAGTTGGAGCAGATAATTTGTCCATTGTAGATACTGGAAGCCTTTTAGGCAGCGGCTTTGTACCATTTGACGATGAAGGAACTAAATCTAATAAGACCTATCTGATTAAAAATGGAATTCTTTCAGGTAGACTTCATAGCAGTGCTACAGCAGAGTCTCTTAAGGAAAATCCTACAGGCAATGCTAGAGCATTAAATTTTGAATTTGAGCCAATAGTCAGAATGACTAATACATACATTGAAGCTGGAAATAAAACTAAAGAAGAGCTTATCTCGGAAGTAAAGGAAGGTATATTAGTGGAGGAGGTTAATCATGGCTCTGGTATGTCTACATTCACTATTGCACCTAGTATTTCTTATATGATTAGAGATGGGAAAATAGCAGAACCTGTAAATATAGCAGTCGTTAGCGGAAATGTGATGGAAACTCTTCATAATATAGACGGAATTTCAAAGGAAATAGAAGTATTTTCTTCATCCTTAGGAGGCTGCGGAAAAATGGAGCAATTTCCTCTTCCAGTCGGTATGGGTGGACCTTATATAAGAGTTAATAATATGACGGTACAATAG
- a CDS encoding metallopeptidase TldD-related protein, translating to MIKEKYISNEKEITINIVQTEIKSIRKKDMTKTGLRIYQDGYIGVAGAVGKADEVELEKRAVENLKLQIPYPYEPSSNHAEEVDYRKEVLSDEDFVKEVEELLRIFKNEFPDFIFSNNISIQEMDIRLSNNKGLDLTHKDRFISIELIIKEKSSLNVFDAFVFLTDREYSKEKTLDIVRETLTACGNQVKLPVEGKQPVVFMANDYLPLKKIIEELNGYKVGTGASLFKDSIGEKKFSEDFTLYQSAEEEDMTGYVFFDAEGVVNKNYRYALIENGKIISPYTDKKTAAQFNLPLTGSAAADYDKVPSLAARNFKIASGGKTLKELLNGQLAVAVLIASGGDFTAEGVFGTPVQLAFLTDGEKLIGRLPELTISGEVYTMFGDDFIGRSEDKSFLGQNALAFNLDVNYI from the coding sequence GTGATAAAGGAAAAATATATTAGCAATGAAAAAGAAATCACTATAAATATCGTTCAAACAGAAATAAAATCCATAAGAAAAAAAGACATGACTAAAACAGGCTTGAGGATTTATCAAGATGGGTACATAGGAGTTGCAGGAGCTGTAGGTAAAGCTGATGAAGTAGAGCTAGAAAAAAGGGCTGTGGAAAATCTAAAGCTTCAAATTCCATATCCTTATGAGCCTTCAAGCAACCATGCTGAGGAAGTAGATTATAGAAAAGAAGTTCTTTCTGATGAGGATTTTGTAAAGGAAGTAGAAGAACTTCTAAGAATATTTAAAAATGAATTTCCTGATTTTATTTTCTCAAATAATATTTCCATTCAAGAAATGGATATTAGACTATCCAACAATAAGGGCCTAGATTTAACCCATAAAGATAGGTTTATATCAATAGAACTTATCATAAAAGAAAAATCATCTTTAAACGTTTTTGATGCTTTTGTATTTTTAACAGATAGAGAATATAGCAAAGAAAAAACATTAGATATAGTTAGAGAAACATTGACAGCATGTGGAAATCAAGTTAAACTACCTGTGGAAGGAAAGCAGCCTGTAGTATTTATGGCAAATGATTATCTACCACTTAAAAAGATAATAGAAGAATTAAACGGTTACAAGGTAGGTACAGGCGCCTCTTTATTTAAAGATTCTATTGGAGAGAAAAAGTTTAGTGAAGACTTTACACTATATCAAAGTGCGGAAGAAGAAGACATGACAGGGTATGTATTTTTCGATGCAGAGGGTGTGGTAAACAAAAATTACAGATATGCTCTAATTGAAAATGGAAAAATAATCAGCCCGTACACAGATAAAAAGACTGCTGCTCAATTTAATTTACCTCTAACGGGAAGTGCCGCAGCAGATTATGACAAGGTACCTTCACTAGCCGCTAGAAACTTTAAGATAGCATCAGGTGGTAAAACCTTAAAGGAACTTTTAAATGGTCAGTTGGCAGTAGCAGTTCTCATAGCTTCTGGCGGAGATTTTACAGCAGAAGGAGTATTTGGTACACCTGTCCAATTAGCTTTCTTAACTGATGGTGAAAAACTAATAGGCAGGCTTCCTGAGCTTACTATTTCAGGTGAGGTTTATACAATGTTTGGAGATGACTTTATCGGCCGTTCAGAAGATAAATCCTTCTTAGGACAAAATGCCTTAGCATTTAATTTAGATGTGAATTATATATAG
- a CDS encoding TIGR03915 family putative DNA repair protein has translation MLYYIYDGSFDGLLTAIYEAYYRREIPDEILSEDSPQQSLLVEKVHIETDLEKSKKVYSSIKTKISEYTLKNCFYVFLSERPDRGTAIYRYLRLGWKVGRGIDQNLKNDSVLTVHKIRQQVSKEVHLMLGFIRFSHLSNGVYYSQIEPDNDIVGLMAPHFAERLSDECWIIHDVRRNIGVMYNKKEWIMRDLNISGEISFQEEEEDYQKLWKEYFNTIAIRNKINPKLQRQHMPKRYWKHLIEKQTEI, from the coding sequence ATGTTATATTACATATATGACGGAAGCTTTGACGGATTATTGACTGCCATATACGAAGCCTATTATAGAAGAGAAATACCAGATGAAATATTATCAGAGGACAGTCCTCAGCAAAGCCTTCTTGTTGAAAAAGTACATATTGAAACAGATTTAGAGAAATCTAAAAAAGTCTACTCATCAATAAAGACAAAGATTTCAGAATATACACTTAAAAATTGCTTTTATGTATTTCTATCAGAAAGACCTGATAGAGGAACTGCAATTTATAGGTATTTAAGACTGGGATGGAAAGTTGGAAGGGGAATAGATCAAAATCTAAAAAATGATTCAGTTCTAACAGTGCATAAGATTCGCCAACAAGTAAGCAAAGAGGTGCATTTAATGCTTGGATTCATTAGATTTAGTCATCTAAGTAATGGAGTATATTACTCTCAGATAGAGCCGGATAATGATATAGTAGGTCTTATGGCTCCTCATTTTGCGGAAAGATTATCTGATGAATGCTGGATTATTCATGACGTAAGGAGAAATATAGGAGTAATGTATAATAAAAAAGAGTGGATAATGAGAGACTTAAACATTTCTGGAGAGATTAGCTTTCAAGAAGAGGAAGAAGACTATCAAAAGCTGTGGAAGGAATATTTTAATACTATTGCAATAAGGAATAAAATAAATCCAAAGCTGCAAAGGCAGCATATGCCAAAAAGGTATTGGAAGCATTTGATTGAAAAGCAAACTGAAATATAG
- the eutH gene encoding ethanolamine utilization protein EutH: protein MNEIVLYIIFVFAVLGCIDRVLGNKFGIGEKFEEGFKSMGNMAMSIIGIYSLAPVISSQLSKIIGPLFEVIGADPSILPGSILACDMGGYISAAKMAQTKELGLFSGLILASMLGATVVFTIPIGAGIIEKKDQYFFTKGILLGIVTLPLGSIFGGILLGINISTLIINMIPIILLAAFLALGLIKWPDKLIKGFGYFSKVIVTIGAIGLMVSIFERISGIVIIPGMEPFDEGLKIVGSIAIVLCGAYPMMHIVTKVFRGPLSKLGEKMGIGENVVAGVVVSLANNVPAFLMMKDMDDRGKVICSAFAVSGAFTFGGQLGFVAGIEKTVIVPFIVSKLLAGISAVILAIAITRNFNEHSKSTYAKGQINLDSM from the coding sequence ATGAACGAAATAGTTCTTTATATCATTTTTGTATTTGCCGTATTAGGATGTATAGATAGAGTATTAGGCAATAAATTTGGGATAGGAGAAAAATTTGAAGAAGGATTTAAGTCAATGGGCAATATGGCTATGAGCATAATAGGAATATACTCACTAGCACCAGTAATCTCAAGTCAATTGTCAAAAATAATTGGTCCGCTCTTCGAGGTCATAGGGGCAGACCCTTCTATATTACCAGGCTCTATTCTTGCATGCGATATGGGAGGATATATTTCAGCAGCTAAAATGGCACAGACAAAGGAACTAGGGTTATTTTCAGGACTTATTCTAGCATCTATGCTAGGTGCTACAGTAGTATTTACAATTCCAATTGGAGCAGGAATTATCGAAAAGAAAGATCAATACTTTTTTACAAAAGGAATATTATTAGGCATAGTAACTTTACCTCTTGGAAGCATTTTTGGAGGAATACTTTTAGGAATCAATATATCTACGCTTATAATCAACATGATTCCAATTATATTATTGGCTGCATTTTTAGCCCTTGGACTCATTAAATGGCCCGATAAATTAATAAAAGGATTTGGCTATTTTAGTAAAGTAATAGTTACTATTGGAGCAATTGGACTTATGGTAAGCATATTTGAAAGAATATCAGGTATAGTTATCATACCAGGAATGGAGCCATTTGACGAAGGACTGAAGATAGTGGGAAGTATTGCTATAGTCCTCTGCGGAGCTTATCCAATGATGCATATAGTGACGAAAGTATTTAGAGGACCTCTGTCTAAACTAGGTGAGAAGATGGGCATAGGAGAGAATGTAGTGGCTGGAGTTGTAGTTTCTTTAGCTAATAATGTTCCTGCATTTTTAATGATGAAAGACATGGACGATAGAGGAAAGGTAATATGTTCAGCATTTGCTGTAAGTGGTGCATTTACATTTGGAGGACAGCTTGGATTTGTGGCTGGCATCGAAAAAACAGTCATAGTTCCTTTTATTGTTTCAAAGCTATTAGCAGGCATAAGTGCTGTTATATTGGCCATAGCTATTACTAGAAATTTTAATGAACATAGCAAATCTACTTATGCTAAAGGCCAGATAAATCTAGATTCCATGTAG
- a CDS encoding putative DNA modification/repair radical SAM protein: MEILNKLKILSDAAKYDVSCSSSGSNRKGKKGELGSTSQCGICHSWADDGRCISLLKILFTNHCIYDCVYCVNRASNDVPRAAFTPDEVADLTINFYKRNYIEGLFLSSAVYKSPNYTMELLTSTVKRLREEHRFNGYIHLKAIPGADKALIEKAGMYADRMSVNIELPSNDGLKLLAPQKKKDAIIKPMNFINSRIHQSVEERQKFKYSQSFVPAGQTTQLIVGATEDSDLKILRLSEALYKGFKLKRVYYSAFMPVSKHPNLPVLASPPLVRENRLYQADWLLRFYGYNAAEILSDEKPDFDLALDPKCDWALRNIELFPVEINKAEYYLLLRVPGIGVTSARRIIAARKFGALGFRDLKKLGIVLKRARYFITCNGKHYGIKSMDSSAIRNSMLFSLNSKDFGEKGEQLSLFSVYPQLLPANDIVSTITGEF; the protein is encoded by the coding sequence ATGGAAATACTTAATAAACTAAAAATATTATCAGACGCCGCGAAGTATGATGTGTCTTGTTCTTCTAGTGGCAGCAATAGGAAAGGGAAAAAAGGAGAGTTGGGAAGCACTAGCCAATGTGGAATATGTCACAGTTGGGCAGATGACGGAAGGTGCATATCGCTATTAAAAATACTTTTTACTAATCACTGTATATACGACTGTGTTTATTGCGTAAACAGGGCTTCAAACGATGTTCCTAGGGCGGCCTTTACACCTGATGAGGTGGCAGATTTGACTATAAACTTTTATAAGAGAAATTATATAGAAGGACTTTTTTTAAGCTCTGCTGTATATAAGAGCCCAAATTATACTATGGAGCTTTTAACCAGTACAGTTAAAAGGCTTAGGGAAGAGCATAGATTCAATGGATATATTCATCTGAAGGCAATACCGGGAGCAGATAAAGCTTTAATAGAAAAAGCAGGTATGTATGCTGATAGAATGAGTGTAAACATTGAACTGCCCTCTAACGATGGATTAAAGCTGCTTGCGCCACAAAAAAAGAAGGATGCTATTATTAAGCCTATGAATTTTATAAATTCAAGAATACATCAATCTGTAGAAGAGAGACAGAAATTTAAGTATTCTCAGAGCTTTGTCCCCGCCGGGCAAACTACTCAGCTCATTGTAGGTGCTACTGAAGATAGTGATTTAAAGATACTCAGGCTTTCAGAGGCATTATATAAGGGATTTAAACTAAAAAGGGTGTATTATTCAGCCTTTATGCCAGTATCAAAGCATCCTAATCTTCCAGTCCTTGCTTCACCGCCATTAGTTAGAGAAAATAGGCTTTATCAAGCCGACTGGCTCTTAAGATTTTATGGCTACAATGCTGCCGAGATTCTCAGTGATGAAAAGCCTGATTTTGACTTAGCACTTGATCCTAAGTGTGATTGGGCATTGAGAAACATTGAATTGTTTCCTGTTGAGATTAATAAGGCAGAATACTACCTGTTGTTAAGAGTCCCAGGTATTGGAGTAACGTCTGCTAGGAGAATAATTGCAGCGAGAAAGTTTGGGGCATTAGGCTTTAGGGATTTGAAAAAGCTAGGAATAGTGTTGAAGAGAGCTAGATACTTTATAACCTGTAATGGAAAACATTATGGCATCAAAAGCATGGATTCTTCTGCCATAAGAAATAGCATGCTATTTAGTCTCAATAGTAAGGACTTTGGAGAAAAGGGCGAACAGCTTTCTTTGTTTTCTGTATATCCTCAGCTATTACCAGCAAATGATATTGTTTCAACAATAACGGGGGAATTTTAA